One stretch of Caballeronia sp. Lep1P3 DNA includes these proteins:
- a CDS encoding LysR substrate-binding domain-containing protein, which translates to MPALNALRAFEVAGHTGSFTRAAEALHVTQSAVSRQVRQLETQLGELLLLRRHHHLELTATGRLLLQALKMSFDGIELTVRGIQEKTHLKRLRINAPPTFTSRWLMPRLQSLRERAPELQITLTTSLRDNLAESGALDCAIRFGNGEWDGLDNRLLMQERHIAVCSPALLGERAPSSVDLNEFTLLHVLASRDQRYLTWQHWLKAARIDGVDLGGGYEFDLLDHAIRAAVDGLGVTIADRHMIAPELRRRALVPLLDVDVDGHQSYWLVTRRGQDDAPQVALFREWLQEQINAQTKAPIRNAKNGSGRAPRKIAEA; encoded by the coding sequence ATGCCCGCCCTCAACGCGCTGAGGGCTTTCGAAGTGGCCGGTCACACCGGCAGCTTCACCCGCGCCGCCGAAGCGTTGCATGTCACGCAGAGCGCGGTCAGCCGGCAGGTTCGCCAGCTCGAAACGCAGCTTGGCGAACTGCTGCTGTTGCGACGGCATCATCATCTCGAACTGACCGCCACCGGGCGCCTGCTGTTGCAGGCGCTCAAGATGTCGTTCGACGGCATCGAACTTACCGTGCGCGGCATTCAGGAAAAGACGCATCTGAAGCGGCTGCGCATCAACGCGCCGCCGACCTTCACGAGCCGCTGGCTCATGCCGCGCCTGCAATCGCTGCGCGAACGCGCGCCCGAACTTCAAATCACGCTGACCACGAGCCTGCGCGACAACCTCGCGGAATCGGGCGCGCTCGATTGCGCGATCCGCTTCGGCAACGGCGAATGGGACGGTCTCGATAACCGCCTGTTGATGCAGGAGCGGCATATCGCCGTGTGCTCGCCCGCGCTGCTCGGCGAGCGCGCGCCCTCCAGCGTCGACCTGAACGAATTCACGCTGTTGCATGTGCTCGCAAGCCGCGACCAGCGCTATCTCACCTGGCAGCACTGGCTGAAGGCGGCGCGGATCGACGGCGTCGATCTTGGCGGCGGCTACGAATTCGATCTGCTCGATCACGCGATCCGCGCGGCTGTCGATGGACTCGGCGTCACGATCGCGGACCGTCACATGATTGCGCCCGAGTTGCGGCGGCGCGCGCTCGTGCCGCTGCTCGATGTCGACGTGGACGGGCATCAGTCGTACTGGCTCGTCACGCGTCGCGGCCAGGACGACGCCCCGCAAGTCGCGCTCTTTCGCGAATGGCTGCAGGAGCAGATCAATGCGCAGACGAAAGCGCCGATCAGGAACGCGAAGAATGGCTCGGGCCGCGCTCCACGCAAGATCGCCGAAGCGTAA